In the Glycine max cultivar Williams 82 chromosome 6, Glycine_max_v4.0, whole genome shotgun sequence genome, GATTCCCGGTCATATTGGTCAGTTCGTTCTGAGTTTTACAATACCATATGCAGtttatattaaaagaataatagatAAGTTCCTAAGGTTTAGTCAAAATCCttgtttatgttgtttttatgtgtttgttttaattttaattactttgaaaaaaaattcccaaCATTATTTTGCATTTCCCCATCCTGTTGCTTTTCCACCTTTAAGACAGACCCCACATTATATATTTGCATTCCCACTTCATTGTATATTGCACTCTTACTCCATCGCACTTCATCATTGCCGCATTCACTTCTCGATCCTCtccttggattttttttcttctcaccgTGTATCTTTTCTCACAGGTCTTTCTCTATTCTTAAGTCTATGTATTTCTCTTTATTCTTATGTTTATGCCTTTCTCATGTCCTTATTTCTCTCTTTACCTTTGCAAGCCCTCAGGATAGCTATCTACCTTTTTTAGGACTCTCTGCCTTTGCAAGTCTCTATTGACTCTATAAGTCTTCAAAGGTTGGATTCAATTCTACAATTAGGATTTATGTCTTTCATTGCATTTAGTGTTTATGGATTTCATCTAGATTACTCTTAAATCTATCTCTTCCTATTTTATGTTTCTATCCCTGTAGGTCTCCAATTCTTTCACTTtacctacatatcctcaatttttctttctttttgtacaTTTGCATGACACCTTGTGTCATTGTCTCAAGTGGGTGAGAGAGCTTTTAGAGACAAAAATGTAAGTGGAATTAGTTAATGGgacaaattatttttgaacTTTCAATGCATGggtccaaaattaattttcaactattatttgaaagatagtaataaataaaagactaaaatgttattaaatatttgaatattttattagtataatattgataaaaatatttaacatttaatattaataaaaatatttgaatattataatattgtaatttttttattatctttcaaataatggttaaaagttaattttggacccatataataaaagtttaatttgtcacataaatgtttaatttggcctatatttttctttaaaaagtttTCTTTCCCATTTGGTCTTAGTGTGCAAGAGTGACATAAAACGTCTTACAAATGTAGAGAAAGAGAAATTGAGAACATGCAAACACAGAGTGAGAGAATCATGGACTTATGAAAGTAGAAAcatgaaaataagaagaaagaagatagcCCTAAgagtgaaataataataataataataataataataataataataaggtctctcaaaaattatatataaacctatatttggttaaaaaaatttaaatgtctttaattatttgttagaaAGTCCAAATGACTTAATATTTTAGTCATATATTTAAGGACAAATAGATTGAAAAGTTGATATGATTTAGAGTTTGTTTGGATATAAATTTCTTTAGAAATActtgtagaagaaaaaaataaattaaatttttccataagttaaaattagatCTTTATTagttaatcattaattaatttgtagatGACCTCTCATCTTTTAGATAagttatataagaaaatttttataaattaattaatgaaaaacttattttagcttatgaaaaaattcatcttatttttttttcttattttcttatcttaAAAGTATTTCTAAAGAAATTTAGACATATTCTTGATATCTTAGTCATACATGGACATATAGATATAGGAGGGGCACCCAGGAGCTTTAGCTCCCCCTCTCAAACTTCTTTTAACTACATATCCCCAAAGTCGGTCATGAGCAATGGGGTTGCATGTGTTGGAGAAGATAATGCTTTTGCTGATTCTAAGTCCATTAAAAAACAAGAGGATGCTTATGATTGTTCTAATCACTcttaagatttaaatatatctGGTCACGAGGTGCCTAATGATTTTGACACTGAAAAAGTTGACAATAGTAAACCAAAAACAGGACAGACAAGCTACCAAGAAACCACAAAAGAAATCAAGCTTGAAACAACTAAATCAAATCGGCAAAACCTTCAAAGGTTCAAGTTGCTGCTGACGAGAAGGAAACTGAGAAAATGCTTGACTTTCAGCAACAGCAAGAAAGTTCCCAGTCTGTTGACGCAGCAGGACCACcagaaattgtttttaattgaattgacaaaTCGATTTGTCACCCATACTGTTGAATTGgtgaaaagtaatttttagtttctatgtAGAAGTATAGTTTCGTGTTccttttaataatttgtatcaaatatttaaagtttAGTTTACAACATTCTAAATTACACATAAACAACGATGGAAGACCCACCAACAAAAAGGACCCCACCAAATGGCATTTCTACCATCTGTCTTCAGAATTGAGATCCCAAATAGAATAAGTTTTGCCACTTTCTTCACAACAATGGCACGAGCAGACCCACTTTTTCCCTGCCTTTTTCTCAAACATTAGCAACGATTATTAATTAAACGATGAATCACAAAAACACCGAAGACAAGACCGAAAATATAGATAATAGAAGcgaaaaattatagaaacttACATAGCACATATATTGATTAACAATCATCATTCAAAAACCACACATGATAAAACTTTGTCCAAAAGAAAACGAAAAAGTGCACATCATCAAACACGATATAGGAGATATTTGACACACTCTAATCATCAAACACGATATAGGAGATATTTGACACACTCTAATAATCATCATCTCCTTCACCATCATCATCTCCATCACCAGACTCGGCACCAACCTCCTCATAATCCTTCTCAAGAGCAGCAAGGTCCTCACGAGCCTCCGAGAACTCACCCTCTTCCATACCTTCACCCACATACCAGTGCACGAATGCCCTCTTAGCATACATGAGATCAAACTTATGATCAATCCTTGAGAACACTTCAGCCACACTGGTGGAGTTAGAAATCATGCACACAGCCCTCTGCACCCTGGCAAGGTCACCTCCAGGAACAACGGTTGGAGGCTGATAGTTTATACCACACTTGAACCCAGTCGGGCACCAATCCACAAACTGGATGGTTCTCTTGGTCTTGATGGTGGCCACTGCAGCATTCACATCCTTCGGCACGACATCGCCGCGATACATCAAACAACACGCCATGTACTTGCCGTGGCGAGGGTCACACTTGGCCATCATGGAGGATGGCTCAAAGGCACTGTTGGTGATCTCAGCAACGGAAAGCTGTTCATGGTATGCTTTCTCAGCAGAGATAACAGGGGCGTATGAGGAAAGCATGAAATGGATCCTAGGGTAAGGAACCAAGTTGGTTTGGAACTCAGTCACATCAACGTTCAGTGCTCCATCAAACCTCAACGAGGCGGTGAGGGATGAAATCACCtgcaaatttttaaatttttaaaaaaatcaaacagatTAAGATTCAGTTCATCGTAACAATCAGATTTTAGTAAGATTTAGacttatcaaaattaataaatattaagccACCCGAAttattaacctttttttttattcgtagAAATGAAAGACAGAAGAAAGCATCAAGAGCTTTAAGAACTCATGAACCTTAGTCAATCAATTGAGCTAGATctccttgacacccaaattatAACTATGGGAATGCATGGAGAAATTCATTACATGAAATCCAGGTTCATtcgaatttaaattattaagtcAATTCAAACACATTCATGAAATCAGAAACTCAAAACCTTCACATGAAGACCaatgatttgaattttaatcaAGCATTAAAATCTAATCATTTCGATGTTTATTTAACGGTTAGAATCAACGACTGAAAATTCGTTTCAAAAAAGTTTTGACTATATACCTGGGAAACGAGACGGTTAAGGTTGGTGTAGGTAGGGCGTTCAATGTCAAGTGATCTCCTGCAAATGTCGTAGATTGCTTCGTTGTCAAGAAGCACGGCAACATCGGTGTGTTCAAGGAGAGAGTGCGTTGAAAGGACGCTGTTATAGGGTTCCACCACCGAGGTCGAAACCTGAGGCGAAGGATAAACGGTGAAACCGAGCTTTGACTTTTTCCCGTAGTCAACGGAGAGACGCTCCAAGAGAAGCGAGCCCAAGCCGGAACCGGTGCCGCCACCGACGGCGTTGAAGACAAGGAAGCCCTGGAGACCAGTGCAGTTGTCGGCGAGTTTTCGGATCCTGTCGAGGCAGAGATCGACGATCTCCTTTCCGATGGTGTAGTGGCCACGCGCGAAGTTGTTGGCGGCGTCTTCCTTGCCGCTGATCAGCTGCTCCGGGTGGAAGAGCTGCCGGTACGCGCCGGTTCGGACTTCGTCGATCACGGTGGGCTCAAGATCCACGAAGACGGCGCGAGGCACGTGCTTTCCGGCGCCGGTCTCGCTGAAGAATGTGTTGAAGGCGTCGTCTCCTCCTCCAACGGTCTTGTCACTCGGCATCTGCCCATCGGGCtgaacacaaaaaaaagaagaaaaaaagaagcattacAACCCAAGCCGAAGCCGAAGCCGAAGccgaaaataaaatcatttgaaaGCTTACCTGAATGCCGTGTTCAAGGCAATAGAGTTCCCAGCAGGCGTTTCCGACCTGGATACCGGCCTGACCAATGTGGATTGAAATGCACTCTCTCATTTTCTtggcaaagaaaagaaaaccctaTAAATGGTTTTGGGCGGCGTTTATGAAGACGCCTTTTCCCGTTCGAATGTGAGTCTGGGAGTTTATATATGCGAAGAAATGGGGTTGGCTAAATTTGAAATGTGGGGTTGGAAATTTACTAGGGTTTGCTTAACCCTGGTTTGACAACTGGGATCTGAACGTTTATGGCCCACTTTCCCGCTCTGGATTCCTGCTTTGAATGCCATTGCTTCGCTTTCTCGCAACAACCATACGGCTCCTCACTCCATTCTTGTCATTTCActcatttcctttttcttttacgtATAAACTAAGAAACTCAAAAAATGcattataatttcttataaCTCATCctatattcatattcatgtaTACTTTAAAACTCATTCTAATTACGAAAGTCaataatgtaataatttatgattaaataatatcattttgtgTTCTaccattatattataatttaatttttaattttatactctaaaaaaattgacactATTTTACTCATATCTTTTGaaataataatcacaattatAAACGTTAACAATTGTATTATTACACAATAAATGTAAAAGTCTGAGTGAATCGTCAATTTGAAATTACAATAGTTGGTCAAATTGGtcctaaaattaacaaaaaggaaaatggaCTTGAAATTGtatattatcaatcaatttAGTTCATAAAGTTGTAATAAACGACTAAATTTGTacctaaaacaaataaaaggagaaaatggcaccaaattttgtaaataaattaatttagctttgaaattgtaattttttttttaataaaatgcacTTTTTGCTTCCCAACTTTCAAAATTTCACGAATTATGTCCttaaagtttttatattttttgacatgataaggaaatatattttttttggaaagactcaaaatgataaaaacttgTGGAGGTAATAGGATTTAAACTTTTGCTTCAAAggcaaaaaaaatacaattaaatatttttgaaacatataaatataacatCAACTGTAAACATTATCACATCCAAAACAATGCACGATCAATTAACATTGTACAAAAttcaaaagttatatataaGTTTAGAGACCAAactcgttaaattttaaaagttgagaAGCTTAgatataataatagtaatatttgtatttatattattaattaatgatcagtaaatatttttttaaagtattatagtaattttatattattattttatttgtattgttGATTGTCCATCAAACAATttatagacaaaaaaattatcatgtgaCTTAAACGTTTGTCTGATACTGTTCTATTTAGCGTGTATCAAATGCAtccataattcattttttttcgtcGGGTATCAAATGCATCTATAATTCATACTTTAACCAGTGCTTTAATGACTCTTATTAATGTTTAACatcttaggatttttttttttttgtcctggTTGGGTAAAGTTCAACGATAAGGATGATGTATATTCGGCAATTGCTGGGCCCAAATTCAGGTCACATGCTATATCATCAATAGTTGGGCTGTCAACACTCAGTAGATCCTACATTTCTATTGCGGGCCCCGTGTCTTTATCAGTTTTTACTACtcatcaaataaaaatcaaatttacgacaaaataataataactaattactagaaagaaaaaaaatacttacgtcattttatcatttcattttattttttattaaattaatataattgcaACATATTATTCTTCATCTtcgatttgaaaaaaaaaatgcaagttatttattttttgtattcgTTCAGGTTATTATTTGATATGTCAGTAGGTAAAGgagatttataattaaattaagaggTTCACTTTTTATTcctaaaaaattttacatttttgatcgattaaaaatcatctttgataaaaaaatttaaataattattacaaaaagttaacaaacttatctgacatatttgtatataattggacaataatgtaaaaaaaaaaatccactagCAATGCATGCTCTATTTAGTCTTAAATTAatgacttatatttttaaaataaattttatgtaaaattttaaaattatttacacgGCATAAATtactgttaatatttttttaaggctACTGTTAATATATTGTTGTTGTCAAACATTTTAAGGCTATTTTACCTTTTAACTGTTATAAATGTCACGgtagatttttattttgtattttatttttaaaaagtaaaaaatatagatagaaaattgttttcaaaatatcaATGATATTTTTTCTGAATATCAAATTAGTGTACAATAAAATATCACGTAAGCGACAGACTACGTTCAACTAATGTAGAGAGAATAATGAAGCTTGCATATTTGTCAGATGTATCAACTTCAACCAtttgttaacaaaaaataaaaatcaattatttgcaCTTTGTTCTAACATAAAAGCGACAGCACACTTTGTTGTTTGTTGGGCCAACATCACATTCATAGGATTAAGATATTTTTCGGAGCATCATAGGATATGAAAatgcttaaaaaatataattaacattgcatgacaactattttttttcttttttacatataaaaaaaggtGTGACTTAACGCAAAGATAGAAACTAGGATCCAaaactaaattttcaaaaagCCGCCAAAAAGAGTCTTAAATGTAAATTTTGAAGAACTTAATTTTGGGGGCATTGTAACTTAACTGGCCCATAATTCTGGATCAGTGTCCAGAGCAAAGCGGGCTCGGCTCATATGACATTAGCAATAATAGTATACAACcactatgaaaaaaaattgagctcATAGGAATGTAAAAAATGAAAGTTTATGCTCTCTTTCGACATGATATTTAAATTGCAAAAACTTACAAATGTTAagttaatgaattaaaaataaaaatatatttattaaaaagcaTTATTAACTCATTTGCACAATGATTTTCAATACACCCATAACATagtaattttcaataataataaaaacctcTAATTACTGATTCCTTACAAGTTTAGTCAAGTAGAACAAGTCAGAGTCGTATTTGATAAATTGCAAGCTTTAACCACACTCCTCGGGaccaaaaaaagaaacactCATCTTTTTGAaacaagataaatataaaattttctattattaattactCTTTGAACCCAGAAAATTTTCTTGCATTAAATTGAGGTATCGGTCTCCCTAAAATTTTAtctaccaaaataaaaaactataaaatcctATTACACGAACGGTCTCACACGGCATTGATTTTCACGTGGCTTAACGTAGCAGGTGTTGGATATTTAACCAATGTGCCATAGCACTGGAGAAACCtattgattatatttatatagagGCCAGATGAAACGGAAAATTTGTTGGCTTTCTTCAGTACCACATGCATGTATGATTGAGAAAAAGTTAGGAAATTTTAATGGAATCATAGAGAAAATTTGTTGCCTTTTGATTGGCAGGTGAGGAGTATCAAATATCATCTTAGCTTTGCCTAGATAAACAACCCAGTCTCAAGGTAACGGAATTTCCACATGTGGCAAGGAAAAgttgggaaaaaaaatacagaaaaaagtTTGTTACCAATCTGATAGATTACCAAGTGATATATGCCATGACACGAGGAAAGTTTTGAAACTATTTTGGTGCGAGACCAAAATCTCTGCACGACTGCACCCCAGCAGAGATATATGCTCACAATTTAATCTCCTCAC is a window encoding:
- the LOC100807401 gene encoding tubulin alpha-1 chain, encoding MRECISIHIGQAGIQVGNACWELYCLEHGIQPDGQMPSDKTVGGGDDAFNTFFSETGAGKHVPRAVFVDLEPTVIDEVRTGAYRQLFHPEQLISGKEDAANNFARGHYTIGKEIVDLCLDRIRKLADNCTGLQGFLVFNAVGGGTGSGLGSLLLERLSVDYGKKSKLGFTVYPSPQVSTSVVEPYNSVLSTHSLLEHTDVAVLLDNEAIYDICRRSLDIERPTYTNLNRLVSQVISSLTASLRFDGALNVDVTEFQTNLVPYPRIHFMLSSYAPVISAEKAYHEQLSVAEITNSAFEPSSMMAKCDPRHGKYMACCLMYRGDVVPKDVNAAVATIKTKRTIQFVDWCPTGFKCGINYQPPTVVPGGDLARVQRAVCMISNSTSVAEVFSRIDHKFDLMYAKRAFVHWYVGEGMEEGEFSEAREDLAALEKDYEEVGAESGDGDDDGEGDDDY